The following proteins are co-located in the Mus pahari chromosome 14, PAHARI_EIJ_v1.1, whole genome shotgun sequence genome:
- the LOC110332279 gene encoding hepatitis A virus cellular receptor 1 homolog isoform X1 translates to MMPPQVLISGLLLLLPAVWTTTVTFSQDPWNNHTEVVPTQPTLKISTKDLYIGISVSAALLILLASVLTVIKCRHRKKKNIESSVVFHGFQNEVFQSTEQPEAVDNVNIIKVPVAI, encoded by the exons ATGATGCCCCCTCAAGTCCTCATTTCAGGCCTCCTACTCCTTCTCCCCG CAGTTTGGACCACCACTGTGACATTTTCACAAGACCCTTGGAATAATCACACT GAAGTGGTCCCAACACAACCCACCCTGAAGATCTCCACTAAGGACCTCTATATTGGAATCTCTGTGTCTGCCGCATTGCTGATCCTCCTTGCAAGCGTCCTGACTGTCATAA AGTGCAgacacagaaaaaagaagaatatagAAAG CTCAGTTGTCTTCCATGGATTTCAGAATGAAGTTTTTCAAAGTACGGAGCAACCCGAAGCTGTAGACAATGTCAACATTATCAAAGTTCCAGTTGCCATTTGA
- the LOC110331171 gene encoding hepatitis A virus cellular receptor 1 homolog, whose product MVLPQVFISAFLLLLPAASGAFLEVYGMGGDPVTLPCSYPESRILSFVCWGRGECASDTCGQTLVWTDGNRVNYRTSNRYQINSQLLQGNASLTIEYAYESDSGLYCCRVEMKGWDGVQTLTTSLQVQPGSNSTKGLAIGLSVFLLLLALVSALVITNYILMKKRPGSPSLVALCVSKIRTLLNKEVA is encoded by the exons ATGGTGCTCCCTCAAGTCTTCATTTCGGCATTCCTACTCCTTCTCCCAG CTGCTTCAGGAGCGTTCCTGGAAGTCTATGGAATGGGAGGTGACCCTGTGACGCTGCCATGCTCTTATCCTGAATCTCGTATACTCTCATTCGTGTGCTGGGGCCGAGGCGAATGCGCTTCTGATACATGTGGACAAACATTGGTCTGGACTGATGGAAACCGAGTCAACTATCGGACAAGCAACCGCTACCAGATAAACTCGCAGCTTCTTCAAGGAAATGCGTCCTTGACAATCGAGTATGCCTATGAGAGCGACAGCGGTCTCTACTGCTGTCGAGTGGAAATGAAGGGATGGGATGGCGTGCAGACGCTGACCACCTCACTGCAGGTCCAACCAG GAAGCAATTCAACTAAAGGCCTTGCTATTGGACTCTCCGTTTTCTTGCTGCTTTTGGCTCTTGTGAGCGCATTAGTTATCACAA ATTACATCCTTATGAAAAAGAGGCCAGGATCTCCAAG ctTGGTAGCTTTATGTGTTTCTAAGATCAGAACTTTACTAAATAAAGAGGTTGCGTGA
- the LOC110332279 gene encoding hepatitis A virus cellular receptor 1 homolog isoform X2 encodes MMPPQVLISGLLLLLPVWTTTVTFSQDPWNNHTEVVPTQPTLKISTKDLYIGISVSAALLILLASVLTVIKCRHRKKKNIESSVVFHGFQNEVFQSTEQPEAVDNVNIIKVPVAI; translated from the exons ATGATGCCCCCTCAAGTCCTCATTTCAGGCCTCCTACTCCTTCTCCCCG TTTGGACCACCACTGTGACATTTTCACAAGACCCTTGGAATAATCACACT GAAGTGGTCCCAACACAACCCACCCTGAAGATCTCCACTAAGGACCTCTATATTGGAATCTCTGTGTCTGCCGCATTGCTGATCCTCCTTGCAAGCGTCCTGACTGTCATAA AGTGCAgacacagaaaaaagaagaatatagAAAG CTCAGTTGTCTTCCATGGATTTCAGAATGAAGTTTTTCAAAGTACGGAGCAACCCGAAGCTGTAGACAATGTCAACATTATCAAAGTTCCAGTTGCCATTTGA